The following is a genomic window from Burkholderia oklahomensis C6786.
TTTTTCCGCGACGATGATGGCCGGCACCATCATCACGAACGCAAGCCCCATCACCGGCAGATAGACCTTCCAGTGCGACGCGACGGGCAAGCCGCCGTCGACGAGCAGCCGCGGCACGACGAGGAAGAGCGCGGTCTGCGTCGCGTGCAGCGCGAGCACGCCGAAATTCAGGCGCAGCAGCTCGACGTTGTGCAGCACTTCGGCGAACGGCGCCGGCACGTGCACGGGCGGCGGCGCGTCCGGCACGACCCACAGCACGACGCCGATCGCGACGACCGACAGCGCGCCGACGATCGCGAAGAGCCCGCTCATCCCGACCCAGTGGAACACGATCGGCGCGCCGACGATCGCGACCGCGAACGACACGCCGATCGAGCCGCCCACCATCGCCATCGCCTTCGTCCGGTTGTGCTCGGACGTGAGGTCGGCGATGAACGCGAGCACCGCCGACGATACCGCCCCCATTCCCTGGATGACCCGGCCGACGATGATCCACGTGATGTCGTGCGCGAACGCCGCGACGAAGCTGCCGAGCGCGAAGATCAAGAGACCCGCGGCGATCACCGGCTTGCGTCCGAACTTGTCCGACGCCCAGCCGTAAAAAATGTAAAGCAGGGATTGCGTGACGCCGTACGCGCCGAGCGCGATGCCGACGAGCACGACGTTGTCGCCGCCGGGAATCGTCTTCGCGTAGACGGAAAACACCGGCATGATCATGAAGAGGCCGAGCATGCGCAGCGCGAAGATCGCCGCGAGCGACGTGGTCGCGCGCAGCTCGGGTGCGCTCATGCGAGTGGATGTAGCGGACGGATTGGACATCGGGCGTGTGTTCGAGTGAATCGGTAGTCCGCCCGCCGCCGGGCGGCGGAAGATCCGGGCCGGCCGCCTGCCGCCGCGCGCCGCCTCGCTGCGGCTCGGGCGTCGCGAAAGCCCGCCGCCGGTAGGCGCGGGAATTGGTTGGGAGCCTGAAACGACGGACTCGAAAAGTCGTTATAGTAGCAGGTTTGGTTCTCTCATCTTCCGCCGGGTTCATGGAACAAATTCGTATCCGTGGGGCGCGCACCCACAACCTGAAGAACGTCAATCTCGACCTGCCGCGGCACAAATTGATCGTGATCACCGGACTGTCCGGCTCGGGCAAGTCGTCGCTCGCGTTCGACACGCTGTACGCAGAAGGCCAGCGGCGCTACGTCGAAAGCCTGTCGGCGTACGCGCGCCAATTCCTGCAGTTGATGGAGAAGCCGGACGTCGACCTGATCGAGGGCCTGTCGCCCGCGATCTCGATCGAGCAGAAGGCGACGTCGCACAATCCGCGCTCGACGGTCGGCACCGTCACCGAAATCCACGACTACCTGCGACTTCTGTACGCACGGGTCGGCACGCCGTACTGCCCGGATCACGAGATCCCGCTCGAGGCGCAAAGCGTGTCGCAGATGGTCGACGCCGCGCTCGCGCTGCCCGAGGAGACGAAGCTGATGATCCTCGCGCCCGTCGTCGCGAACCGCAAGGGCGAGCACGCCGAGCTGTTCGAGGAGATGCAGGCGCAGGGCTTCGTGCGCTTTCGCGTCCGCTCGGGCGGCGGCACGGCGAACGAAGGCGTCGCGAAGATCTACGAGGTCGATTCGCTGCCGAAGCTCAAGAAGAACGACAAGCACACGATCGACGTCGTCGTCGATCGCCTGAAGGTGCGCCCGGACATGAAGCAGCGCCTCGCCGAATCGTTCGAGACCGCGCTGCGCCTCGCCGACGGCCGCGCGATCGCGCTGGAGATGGATACCGACCACGAACATCTGTTCAGCTCGAAGTTCGCGTGCCCGGTGTGCTCGTACTCGCTGCAGGAGCTCGAGCCGCGCCTCTTCTCGTTCAACAACCCGATGGGCGCGTGCCCGGAATGCGACGGCCTCGGCCAGATCACGTTCTTCGATCCGAAGCGGGTCGTCGCGCATCCGTCGCTGTCGCTCGCGGCGGGCGCGGTCAAGGGCTGGGACCGGCGCAACCAGTTCTACTTCCAGATGCTGCAGAGCCTCTCGGCGTTCTACGATTTCGACATCGACACCGCGTTCGAGGACCTGCCCGAGAAGATCAAGAAGATCCTGCTGTTCGGCTCCGGCAAGCAGACGATCCCGTTCTCGTACATCAACGAGCGCGGCCGCACGACGATCCGCGAGCACGTGTTCGAAGGGATCATCCCGAACCTCGAGCGCCGCTACCGCGAAACCGATTCGGTCGCGGTCCGCGAGGAGCTCGCGAAATATCAGAACAACCAGCCGTGCCCGTCGTGCGACGGCACGCGCCTGCGCCGCGAGGCGCGCTTCGTGCGCGTCGGCCAGGGCGACTACGCGCGCGCGATCTACGAAGTGAGCAGCTGGCCGCTGCGCGACACGCTCGGCTACTTCGACGGCCTCTCGCTCGACGGCGCGAAGCGCGAGATCGCCGACAAGGTGATCAAGGAGATCGTCGCGCGGCTCACGTTCCTGAACAACGTCGGCCTCGATTACCTGTCGCTCGAGCGCAGCGCCGAGACGCTGTCGGGCGGCGAGGCGCAGCGCATCCGGCTCGCGTCGCAGATCGGCTCGGGCCTGACAGGCGTGATGTACGTGCTCGACGAGCCGTCGATCGGCCTGCACCAGCGTGACAACGATCGCCTGATCGCGACGCTCAAGCACCTGCGCGACCTCGGCAACTCGGTGATCGTCGTCGAGCACGACGAGGACATGATCCGCACGGCCGACTACGTCGTCGACATGGGCCCGGGCGCGGGCGAGCACGGCGGCACGGTGGTCGCCGAAGGCACGCCGAAGCAGGTGCAGGCGAACGGCAATTCGCTGACGGGCCAGTATCTCGTCGGCAAGCGGACGATCGAGTTCCCGGACGAACGGATCGGCCCCGATTCGGAGCGGATGCTGCGGATCGCCGACGCGCACGGCAACAACCTGAAGCACGTCGATCTCGACCTGCCTGTCGGCCTGCTCTCGTGCATCACCGGCGTGTCCGGCTCGGGCAAATCGACGCTCATCAACGACACGCTGTACAACGCGGTCGCGCGCCACCTGTACGGCTCGACGA
Proteins encoded in this region:
- a CDS encoding MFS transporter, with the protein product MSNPSATSTRMSAPELRATTSLAAIFALRMLGLFMIMPVFSVYAKTIPGGDNVVLVGIALGAYGVTQSLLYIFYGWASDKFGRKPVIAAGLLIFALGSFVAAFAHDITWIIVGRVIQGMGAVSSAVLAFIADLTSEHNRTKAMAMVGGSIGVSFAVAIVGAPIVFHWVGMSGLFAIVGALSVVAIGVVLWVVPDAPPPVHVPAPFAEVLHNVELLRLNFGVLALHATQTALFLVVPRLLVDGGLPVASHWKVYLPVMGLAFVMMVPAIIVAEKQGKMKPVLLGGIAAILIGQLLLGFATHTILIVAAILFVYFLGFNILEASQPSLVSKLAPGSRKGAATGVYNTTQSIGLALGGGLGGLLLKSGGANTVFFACSALVAVWLIIAAGMKQPPRKA
- the uvrA gene encoding excinuclease ABC subunit UvrA gives rise to the protein MEQIRIRGARTHNLKNVNLDLPRHKLIVITGLSGSGKSSLAFDTLYAEGQRRYVESLSAYARQFLQLMEKPDVDLIEGLSPAISIEQKATSHNPRSTVGTVTEIHDYLRLLYARVGTPYCPDHEIPLEAQSVSQMVDAALALPEETKLMILAPVVANRKGEHAELFEEMQAQGFVRFRVRSGGGTANEGVAKIYEVDSLPKLKKNDKHTIDVVVDRLKVRPDMKQRLAESFETALRLADGRAIALEMDTDHEHLFSSKFACPVCSYSLQELEPRLFSFNNPMGACPECDGLGQITFFDPKRVVAHPSLSLAAGAVKGWDRRNQFYFQMLQSLSAFYDFDIDTAFEDLPEKIKKILLFGSGKQTIPFSYINERGRTTIREHVFEGIIPNLERRYRETDSVAVREELAKYQNNQPCPSCDGTRLRREARFVRVGQGDYARAIYEVSSWPLRDTLGYFDGLSLDGAKREIADKVIKEIVARLTFLNNVGLDYLSLERSAETLSGGEAQRIRLASQIGSGLTGVMYVLDEPSIGLHQRDNDRLIATLKHLRDLGNSVIVVEHDEDMIRTADYVVDMGPGAGEHGGTVVAEGTPKQVQANGNSLTGQYLVGKRTIEFPDERIGPDSERMLRIADAHGNNLKHVDLDLPVGLLSCITGVSGSGKSTLINDTLYNAVARHLYGSTTEPAPHESIEGLEHFDKVINVDQSPIGRTPRSNPATYTGVFTPIRELFSGVPTSKERGYDPGRFSFNVKGGRCESCQGDGVLKVEMHFLPDVYVPCDVCHGKRYNRETLEVQYKGKNISEVLDMTVEHAYEFFNAVPVVARKLKTLLDVGLGYIRLGQSATTLSGGEAQRVKLSLELSKRDTGRTLYILDEPTTGLHFHDIALLLEVIHRLRDQGNTVVIIEHNLDVIKTADWVIDLGPEGGAGGGQIIAQGTPEQIAKTKASFTGRYLAPLLKRSK